Sequence from the Ascaphus truei isolate aAscTru1 chromosome 3, aAscTru1.hap1, whole genome shotgun sequence genome:
CTACTGTATATGTCAGAAAACTTATATTCCACAAGTCTTAACATTTTTCATCTAATGTCACTATGCCAGCAGTCTAATAAATAACTCTCGTTCACATTTCCCTTGGAGGTGGATTAACTGAAGTAGGGAACATATTACATATTTCAAATCTGTGAGTAGGGAGCATTtattagggggaaaaaaaaatacacaaacaggCTCCCCTCATTccctccattttttttattttttaatgaagaTTGAAATATGCTCTTGTGTTCTTGAAATACAACATTGACAAATGGTGTAAATAGAAAGTCTACTTCGTTAAACACTTCACATTCAACGCATGATATAAAAGAACCATTACTAATCCCATGTTCTTTGATTTGCCAATCTTACATTATGTTTCATTGAGGTCCAGGTAGTGAGTGGGTGGACATTTTCCCCCATTAGTGATTGCACTCACTATAAGATGCATAGAACATACTTCTCAGACAGGGACACAACGTACATTAAGTTTCTTGCATAAATCACCAACAAAACACTCCTAGCAAGATTGACAGATTAATATTGTTGAAACATATATACCATTGAGAATATCTTCAAAGCCAATAGACTCATCGTTCCCGCTCAATGAATCCAAAGCGATGTTAGAGCTTTGAAGAAATGGGAGACGTTGGACCTATAGAAAGACAGTCATTTCAAAGATTAAGCTCTACAGCAAGTTTAGTTTAAAATGGACACAGATTCAGATTCAATATTAATAACTTATAATTAGCGTAACAAGGTTGCCCTGATTGTGTCAGTGAGGGGCGAACACAAAGAGCTGGGGAGCAACACACATTAAAAGTTAAGAcataactgtatttttgtcctgTTATTTAACTTGACATACACACAATTAGCCAAGGTATAACATTAACATTTTTCAGGGACTTCATGCAATCTCCAATGAGAATATATCCTGTGTTTTACTTCATGCAGAATATTCGCTTGTTCTGTTTACTGCCAGTTATCCACTGTAACCTGCTACTGGTTGCAAAGCACATGGAATTCCCATTAAACTTTTATAATTAGTTAAGACATAGAATCCGCATGCTCACTTGCGGTCAAGCCTGCTAATTTGCAGAGCCGAGTAAATCGGGCAAATGGTCAGGTAAGTTTCGGTGGCACATGAACATTTATCGGTCATGGGCAAATTGCCACTCGAGATTTTGCACCCCCGAGACGAAATAGATGCTTTGCAAAACATGGTGAGCTGTGAAAAGCCAAATAAGggggtgtgtataatgtataattaatatacacaaacacagataaatATACACAAAGATATGTTAAAAAAGCGACATATCAAccatgcagcaaataaaaataccacttgtctatacatttgcatgtctcaaacaagtctgcaaccctgcgctTCACCAttatcttagcatacaatgcttccaatacagccagggattctgggtaatgacatgcaaatgagcatacagtgacATGATGAAGGTCCATTTTTGAGATATAAAGACAATCTTCTGTGCAACCAACAGTTAAAATCCGTAATTAAAAGTCTATCTGGTGTTCAGAACATCTGACTAAAATATTTAATATGCACACCCCGAACCTCCCCTGCTGGATTGGTCTGGGTTCAGGTTTCTTTCATAACGTACCTGCTTGGCTGCCCTGAACTCCATTTGAAGTTTCAGTGGCGCGTGCAATCCTTGAATATTTCTTAGAGTAGAAAAATTCACCTTTTCCTGGTTTATCTGAAACTACAATATTTGTTAAAAGTATTAATAAATTCAGTCATATCAGCACATTTGTAACCAGCTACTGCATTGCATAAAACCTATGTTGGCTCTATAAATGGTCTAAAGCAATACCACCTAGCCACTGTAACAGTTAAagatgcagaccaagcaatatcctacgtatttttttttttttttaagaagttagttctgtactatgagaaaatacttgtagcattcaaaaaaaaaaaaaaaaaaaaaaaacattaaacgatgaatgacattttttatgtattataatgtaacaagcattttgtttctatagcaaccatttacaaagtcacatcccctttctcttctgaaacaggctatgGCAAACCCCTGCCCTCttatagcagtgcaccaattgtatctaatgactgcctggtcacatgatcttccccacagaacattGCACCGTTggtcctctcctgctgcactgacagccatttagttgaccctgagccaaatctttaccgatcggcaacttagctaattacttattattgtgctgattgtattgatgcacatattaaaggcaggaatattaaaaaaaaaaaaaaaaattaaaaaaaacacgtcaACTTGGACTGCTACTTTAACATGTCGAGTCAGTTCTAACAACCAATGTACCCACACATCTGAATGTAGATTGGCTTGCACATTAATTAAATAATGCACAAGAAACACTTCAGTACCCTATAAAAGTTACTGAAGAAAATGTAACCTACAAGAAGCTCATCCAATGAAGAGTCCTATGAAGAGTTACATGCAGCAGACATGCGTTCTGTGCAAGTGGGATTATATAAAATTAGTCGTCACTACAATATAGCCCAAAACACATTCAGATGTAGCACACGTTAACACAATATATGAACGCTAGCACGGGTTATCGCATTGCCATTGAAAATAATGGTAACATGCAAGCTATTCTTCATGGTTTTTTCCTTAACGCATGCTACAATAatgaagactttttttttttttaaggtttctgGTGACATTGGGTATGTACACGGGAAAGGGGGCTGtgtgagagaggtagagagataaTTAAATAGATCAATATAAAAATATGCATATATTCTTCCTTGTAGTCAAAGACACTTACATTTTTTTCTGATAGCTCCATAGGGTGGCTTGGCAAAAGGTCACTTTGCACACTAGTAAATCTGCAATAATAAATGCAAGATTAATTAACTATTACAAACATATTTTTGTTGTATGCACCAATCTCCCATATAGCTGACAAGCCTGAGATAATGAGTTAGGTGTTCCTGAAAGGAGACACCCATGAACATTAATAATCAATCCTCCGTTTACCTTTTGTTCATTGTTGCACATCAAATTGCATTTTATGCGGGCTAAAACAGTACTCCATCTTTGATAGACAAACAACACAGCAATAAATAATTCACATATAGGCTATTTAACGTACATCAAAACACTCGGGCTATGAGAACAAATACCAAATGTGTAGCAGAGTAAGACGATCACTCGCTCTTTAAAAGTTACAATACTGAACGACTAAACTACAATTGAAGAATGGATAGGGTCCCTTTCTAATGTGTGAAAAATTGGAATATTTCACATCTTGTTTTGCTGATGCATGTATGTGCACATGTGGTAGTATTTATATTGGTGTAAAAGTAAATTTTCTGTTATAGATTTCTTTATGTAGCTTTATTAATGTTATTGCGTTTACTATATTTGTTCACATCGTTTTCTACACTCCACTACCAGGTGGTTTATGTTTGCTGGAAAACTCTTACAATTGCCTTTCGATTTATATTGCTGGTGCTATACCAACTAGATATACCAATTAGAAAATacacataccaaaaaaaaataaaaaaaattgcagttaTTTACTATGCTGATCctaagaaaagtaaaaaaaacggAACAAAAAGAGGCAAGTTTACCTCGTACCAGATCATAAGATGTGCAATAATATGGATAAATGGCTATTGGAGACCCGAGGCATTCTGACAGTTACGATGTAGAAAACATATTACAAATccccacacatacataaatacataccctGTACGTAGTGTATCTTGAATTCCATATCCGCCATACTGAGTGGACAGTTCACCAATTGGGACACTATCCTTGAGCTGAGACCCAAGTGCTCTGGTATTCTGAAATATGCAGAAGATTCTTGAATGAGATACAAACgggaaataaataaacattgatttttttattcaattttttgaaAACTGTAAAAATACATTAGATTTGTTTGTACCATCTGGAAAACTCAAAATTCAATGTTGCAAATCAGAAAGGAAActcaacaaaaaaataaacacagatgCAGAAATCTAAGACAGACTTGTATcgaatataaatatttattttctacACTTTCTCTAAAAGGAGATTAGGAGTAACAGCAAAATGAAAATCAGATGTGACCAGAAAAAGGAGGGGGGCTTTTATTTCAATTAGTTACATTTCCATATAATAATTTGCCTATATTTAGTTTTGCCCGACTGTAAAAAAACAATTTACGATGGTCATTTACGTGAGACACTCATGTATATGACCATTTCTGATGCTGAGTCTTTACATAGTATAGCTTAGTAAAAATGGATCTGAAAAAAAAACTAAAGCATGTATATGGTGTCTGCGATAGTACGGAGACAGATTACTGGAGAGAGATCTTAAATCAATGTTTAACATCTTCACATAAATCTCTGAATTTGTCTGAGAACCCCTAGAAAAAGGGTAAAAGTGACATGTCATGTACGAGTCACTTAATGTGGTAGATGCGGAAAATGTAACAAATTCATATATTAACAGGATGAAAAAAGGACCATAGCTGATTAGGGAAGAATGTCAATATGGAAAAATGTATACTTTAGATCTGTTAAAATATATACCATATAGATAACGTTTATCCATGTTTTTCTGTCAAACTTAACACTAATCAGTTCAATTTTAAattactgtattttttatttgccaATGTGCATATAAATGTGAAACAGAAACCACAACAGAGGCACAAGATCAATTGTCGAAGCCTGGGACTTTCCAAAGAGATCAGAATACACAAGATACATAGTGTGCCTGGAACTTTATAGCGTGGATCACAGAGATGCTGCTTTATTTGCTATGATCACATCCCATATACTCCAACGCATACTATGCCGCACATATGGAATAGGGTATCAGATTATCTTTTGGCAAAATGTATAATAAGTAATAAGAGGAAGCTATATTCTCAACACCTGCAGATCTTTTTGGTCACCATTTCCATGCAATGTATTGTTAATAGCAGTGCATAGAATATTCCTCTCTGACATTAGCTACCTGTGGAATACACGTGGCGTAAATGTCATGAGTTGTACAAGACATGAGAAATGTTATAAATAAACACCCTTTCTATAAAAGGGCAAATTGCATATCAATGCATTGCCAGATAAAGGCAAATTAAATGTTTCAGTTGCCTTTAAgtctaaaaaaaatgtaattttttttttattgacataACATTTCAATGAGCTTTCCGTGcttcattctcccccctcctctccaagaTGTAAACATTATGAGGGCTATGCATGAAGTGGTGCATTCATGGGGCAAACCAAACTGTACTCTCTGTATTGACGACAAAATAATATCAATTTCAATGAGATCTTTCTTTGATGGACAGGATACATATTTTTTGCCCCAAAATCACACCCGTTTATGGCCATTTACAACTGTTGCCGCTTTCCTTTCAAAAGTATGATTACAAGCACaattttaatatttatatttagacaggggaaaaaaaaatatatttttaaatagtaCATTAACAACTTTCCCCTCCTCACAACAGCCTATAATaaataggcaaacacacataGACCCTGTAAGCTCAGACCccacatcatacagtatatattgtgtcagagtgctacgaggattgtgacctcatgtatagaacAATACACAAAAAGGCCTAGTACTACATCCAACTTgacattatatagttaaatactcatCTGTATATTTTCTCATAAGCaaaggtcatttagttcaattctttggccaagtATTTTAAGCCTAGAACTACTTCACAGTATGGTCCATCTGTAGGTGCTAAGGCCACATCCATACGCTGCGTGCACGAACAAAAAAAGTACCTCTGAGGCATGCCATAGAGAGCGCGATGAAGCGCGGCTGATTGTTCGAGAAGGCAAAATAATTTGTTCTAGTCGCGCCACATGAgaggttcagtcaatgagggcgaaccagctttgtgacggcACGGCCACGCCTCCTAAGGCCACGGATCGCTCAAGCGACAGGCAATCTAATCTATGCAGACAACAGGAGTTCAACAACATTCAGTACTTTGGTATGAACATTACACAAATACCTTAAGACTCATTAGACTCTGCGGATACAAGCGACAGCAGGATCAACAAAGATCTTACTTATCAGCATCTTGTATTGATTCCATAGTTTAGACCTGGATATATATTTCAGTCAGCTACTCACTATGAGCCTCCCAATCTGGGGattttaatattgatgtattatgtatatattttaaacgTTGTCGCTGTTGATTATTAAAAAAACTTGATTATTTTTTGCGTCTGAGACAAATACTCACTCTAGTGTGTCATTTGTAAGGGAGTAATTTAACTCCTACAGTGGGATATTGTATACCCTTACTATTATAGTCTACCTATATACTACACTCTGAGTGCAGTTATCTGGGTTCTAGTGTTAAGTGTGTTAACTTTTGTCTCATATGTCTATATCCCAGTGCACCTCAGTATACCATTTCTGTGTATTAGGTTGAGCCACTCTCTAAATTGGAGATTAAAGGAAAccaaacaaaaaggggacttaGAGCCAGGTTGTGATGCCACTTCACAAACCAGGGAAAATGCTCCAAATTAGCAGAGATTGGTTGTCTTTTTTTATAGTTCTGATTACTCCAGATTTCTAGACTACACTCTCCCTTATTGAAAACAAAAACTGTAAGTCCTTTAACTGGACAGTACCCATCAGTGTCTGCAATATTGGTGTCCTGAAGGGGCAATCTTGTGTAAATTCAGTTTGGAGCAACATGTATATAACAGCAGCCAAGTCATAATCTCTGCACCCAAACAACAGTAGGGACACTTATATTACTGACAAAGCGACATTACATGTGGACGTGTCCTCACTGGCTGCGGCCccgctcatgcttagagcatgagcgccgggtatcCTGCAacttgcggaggggggggggggggggggggctgcgcgggtatgtctgtgtgtgtgtgtgtgtacgtacatatatatatatatatatatacacacacacacacacacacacacacgtgtaacagCTCCAAGCCCCGCTCGCGCTGGCCGCAGCCTAAAAAGTCTGAAACGTTGCTCACGTAGCAGTATACATTGCACTGGtaggttgtgtgtctgtgtaatttGTCTTTGTTTCGACATAGAGGCCTTCTTGCAATTTCCAATAGTCATCTTTGTATTACACCACTGGAGAAGCGGGGCACTAAAGTGGCAAGAAACACAGATAAAATCTTCTGACGTTTCCTGGTgtgtccctcccctgcatgtccGGGCCCGGCTCCCACAAGGCCGCAGCCCAAGCAACGGAGCAGCTGGCGGTGACACGGCCACCGAAAGAGAAACCGGGAGAGCGGAGACCCCACCCTTACCATATCACACCCCGGGAGAACGGACAGACAATACTAGGCAAGTGTTGTAGCTTCCATGGGCCCCGGTCCCGCTCACCATGGTAACTACGTCTCCTACGGGATGCtgcttctcttcttcctcctcacAAGCCGCTACCGTCACGTTCTGCCGCCTCACTTCCGCCAGTTGCTGCGCATGTGCGGGACGGCACGCTGCGGAGTGACGTACTTTTAGACGCGCTCTGCGTGGCGTGCAGTTCGGGGAGGGGTTGTGACGTCACTGAAAAGACTGCCTCAAGAGGTGATGTGGTCACGTGCAGTGAATGAATGTGCTGGTAGATACTGTTCTTCTCACGAGCCGGGTGACACCAGcagactgctgctgctgtgtgataAGACGTGATAGCCCGCGGCCCTTCCCTTCTTCTAAACTTGCTTCACCCATAATCCGTGTGCAGTTTAAATTAATTCGCTGCTTTCTGTATTGCTGGAGGTTATTTCACTATTTTTTTGTTATCTGAGGAGCGCTGAATTTTTTTCCTGGAGACGTCACCGCTTGAACTGGGAACAGTTCTTTTTTCATGCAGTACAGTACTGAACTTTATGATTTTATATGTAGTTTAGATCTTGTTATAATGTTTTGTTAGCGCATCCTAATTtgtttatattttgtgtgttcattcCTTGTAGGATAGCAGCTTTCACTGTATATTTGTGATATTTTATCTGATATCATACGGGTTAAATTTATCCCAGAATGGAGAAAAGTAATTTTTCCTTTTTCCACAACAGGGACAAttgaggtattgtattgtattgtatgtctttatttatatagcgccattaatgtacatagcgcttcacagtagtaaacgTAGATGATATTTTTTTGTACTGATAAAGAGATTACGAAATCAGTTTTCTCTAAAAATAAAACCATACAAGAAGAATTTTCATATCTAGAAAAAATAATGATAACAGAAGTAAAACAGTGGTGAGATATGACCACACTGGAACAGTATATGTGCAGCAAACGTATCCCAAGAGGGCTGCGCATTTTCAAATCACCAACCTTGGATCTAGATAATGATATTTTCATGAAAGCCTGGAGCTGTATTTTATATAATTGTTCATTTTAGATTATGACCTTACTTATCTCACATGGAAGACAGTCACTTAACCGAATAGACATTGAAATATCAGAAATAAAAAATAGACTTGAAAAAATGGAATAGTCTAATGAAGTAAGTACAGGAGTTAGAGATTAAACTGAAAGAAAAGTTGGATACAATAGAAAAAGAAGTAATTGAAATAAAACAGCACAAATATAAAATAGATAAACAAGATTATGAAACAGGAAATTATAGAAATTTAAAACAATCAGGGCACGTAAAAAGAGATCCATCAAGAAATAGAAGAAGGCAAGAAAAAGCTCCTTTTAGGGAAAGAAAATACTCGCAACATAATAGAAATGTTAATAATGTACATTGATCCACAGAAAGAGAACATACTTGGTGTAAGGTTCATGATAAAAGAAACTTCCACAAAAAGAACGAGGACGCCCAAGGTCACTATAGAGACAATCATAAAGAACAATATAGAGAACAGAGAC
This genomic interval carries:
- the POMP gene encoding proteasome maturation protein isoform X3, producing the protein MNTRALGSQLKDSVPIGELSTQYGGYGIQDTLRTGFTSVQSDLLPSHPMELSEKNFQINQEKVNFSTLRNIQGLHAPLKLQMEFRAAKQVQRLPFLQSSNIALDSLSGNDESIGFEDILNDPSQSEIMGEPHLMMEYKLGLL
- the POMP gene encoding proteasome maturation protein isoform X1, yielding MPQRIFCIFQNTRALGSQLKDSVPIGELSTQYGGYGIQDTLRTGFTSVQSDLLPSHPMELSEKNFQINQEKVNFSTLRNIQGLHAPLKLQMEFRAAKQVQRLPFLQSSNIALDSLSGNDESIGFEDILNDPSQSEIMGEPHLMMEYKLGLL